The DNA sequence GCTGCGGTGCGCGATGGTGAGCAGCGCCAGCCGGTCATTGAGGCGTTTATTCGTTCTGCCCGCCAGCATGCCTGTGCGCATCTGCCGTTTGTGCGTGACGCTTCACGACCCAGCGCTGGTGTACCCATAGTGCGACCACAATAACCGCACTGCCCAGCATAAAGCGGCTCCAGTCCGGCGTTTTCTGCCAAAACGCGAAGTTGACCAGTAGCCCGGCCGGTACGTGAAAGTTGTTCATAATACTGAGCGTACCGGCATCAACCTGCGTCGCGCCGTAATTCCACATAAAATAGCCAAGCCCGGATACCACCACGCCAAGGAACACCAGCACCTGCCACTGTACTGTCGTCGCAGGCAGTTTTGCCATATTGCCAAACAGCCCCCAGGCTATCAGTGTCACCAATGCCGCCCCGAGGTAAAACCAGGAAAACGCGCTGTGCTGCGGCATCGGGTGCAGCTCCATCAGGCGCTTATAACCAACCTGACCGACGGCAAAACAGACGTTGGCCGCCTGCACCAGTAACAGCCCCCACCAGAAGTGATCGCTCACGCCGTGGTAATGGATAATCGCCGCGCCCAGCACCGCCAGCAGCGCGCTAAACGCATAGCCCCAGCGCAAGCGCCTGCCGCTTAACAGATCATAAATCAACGTCACGTAAAGCGGCGTCATCACTGAGAACAGCAACACGGAGGGAACATTCAGATAGAGGTAACTGCGAAAGAAAAACAGATACATAATGCCAAGCTGGAAGGCACCGACCAGTAAATACAGCCCCAGCACTTTGGGGGAATAA is a window from the Dickeya lacustris genome containing:
- a CDS encoding carboxylate/amino acid/amine transporter, whose translation is MPLLIITTILWAFSFSLIGEYLAGQVDSWFSAMFRLVLAALVFLPFLRWRGYSPKVLGLYLLVGAFQLGIMYLFFFRSYLYLNVPSVLLFSVMTPLYVTLIYDLLSGRRLRWGYAFSALLAVLGAAIIHYHGVSDHFWWGLLLVQAANVCFAVGQVGYKRLMELHPMPQHSAFSWFYLGAALVTLIAWGLFGNMAKLPATTVQWQVLVFLGVVVSGLGYFMWNYGATQVDAGTLSIMNNFHVPAGLLVNFAFWQKTPDWSRFMLGSAVIVVALWVHQRWVVKRHAQTADAHRHAGGQNE